A region from the Simiduia sp. 21SJ11W-1 genome encodes:
- the argS gene encoding arginine--tRNA ligase, with product MNIRELLTQKAQAAMAAVGIPEGVNPNVAPAKKAGFGDYQINGAMAAAKQMKTNPRALAEQIVGALALDEVADKIEVAGPGFINIHLKPEWLAAQVAHVITDARLALAPVAKPATVVIDYSSPNLAKEMHVGHIRSTIIGDALARLLEFQGHKVIRQNHVGDWGTQFGMLIAELEEQLATQDSEAFALKDLEQFYQQAKKHFDDDDAFAQKARDYVVKLQGGDAHILKLWEKFKDISLQHGEENYRTLNVTLSRADVMGESAYNEDLPVLVKDLLARGIAVQDQGALVAFLDEMKDKEGNPSVVIIQKQGGGYLYATTDLAAMRYRVNTLGADRIMYFIDARQSLHMQQVFTLSRKAGYVSDAVSLEHHAFGTMMGTDGKPFKTRSGGTVKLAELLDEAIERATQVVSEKNPELSAEQAKEIGRKVGIGAVKYSDLSKTRTNDYIFNWDAMLAFEGNTAPYLQYAYTRIQSIFRKAGEQPADAPLLLEAEQEKALALRLLQFGEALNQVAAEALPHVLCNYLYELASQFMSFYEACPILKDGIPAPVKASRLALSQATAKTLAQGLDLLGIEVSDKM from the coding sequence ATGAATATCCGCGAATTACTCACCCAGAAAGCGCAAGCAGCCATGGCCGCCGTTGGCATCCCCGAGGGCGTTAACCCCAATGTGGCACCGGCCAAAAAGGCAGGCTTTGGCGACTACCAAATCAATGGCGCCATGGCCGCCGCCAAGCAGATGAAAACCAATCCGCGGGCACTGGCCGAGCAAATTGTGGGCGCGCTGGCACTCGACGAGGTGGCCGATAAAATTGAAGTAGCAGGCCCGGGTTTCATCAATATTCACTTAAAGCCCGAGTGGCTGGCCGCGCAAGTGGCCCATGTGATTACCGATGCACGCCTGGCGCTGGCACCTGTGGCCAAGCCCGCCACGGTGGTTATTGATTACTCATCGCCCAACCTCGCCAAAGAAATGCACGTGGGCCATATTCGCTCAACCATTATTGGCGACGCCCTGGCACGGTTGCTGGAATTTCAGGGCCACAAGGTTATTCGCCAAAATCACGTGGGCGATTGGGGCACCCAGTTCGGAATGCTTATTGCCGAGCTGGAAGAGCAGCTGGCCACCCAAGACAGCGAAGCCTTTGCGCTGAAAGATTTGGAGCAATTCTACCAACAGGCCAAAAAGCACTTCGACGACGACGACGCCTTCGCCCAGAAAGCCCGCGACTACGTCGTAAAGCTGCAAGGTGGCGATGCCCACATTTTAAAACTGTGGGAAAAGTTCAAAGATATCTCGCTGCAACACGGCGAGGAAAATTACCGCACCTTGAACGTCACCTTGAGCCGGGCAGACGTAATGGGCGAAAGCGCCTACAACGAAGATTTACCGGTACTGGTAAAAGATTTGCTGGCGCGCGGCATTGCCGTGCAAGACCAAGGCGCCTTAGTTGCCTTTTTGGATGAAATGAAAGACAAAGAGGGCAACCCCTCGGTTGTGATTATTCAAAAACAAGGTGGCGGCTACCTCTACGCCACCACCGATCTGGCCGCCATGCGCTACCGGGTAAACACACTCGGTGCCGATCGCATCATGTATTTTATTGATGCCCGCCAATCACTGCACATGCAGCAGGTATTTACCCTTTCGCGCAAGGCAGGTTATGTGTCTGACGCTGTCAGCCTTGAGCACCACGCCTTCGGCACCATGATGGGCACCGATGGCAAGCCCTTTAAAACCCGCTCGGGCGGCACCGTGAAGCTTGCAGAATTGCTTGATGAAGCCATTGAGCGAGCAACCCAAGTGGTAAGCGAAAAAAATCCGGAACTGTCTGCCGAGCAAGCCAAAGAAATTGGCCGCAAAGTTGGCATTGGCGCGGTGAAATATTCAGACCTTTCCAAAACCCGCACCAACGATTACATCTTTAACTGGGATGCCATGCTCGCCTTTGAAGGTAACACCGCACCCTACCTGCAATATGCCTACACGCGTATTCAAAGTATTTTCCGCAAGGCGGGCGAACAACCCGCCGATGCACCGCTGCTGCTTGAGGCAGAGCAGGAAAAGGCCCTGGCACTGCGCCTGCTGCAATTTGGCGAGGCATTAAACCAGGTGGCCGCCGAGGCACTGCCACACGTATTGTGTAATTACCTGTATGAGCTGGCCAGCCAGTTTATGAGTTTTTACGAGGCCTGCCCCATTTTGAAAGACGGCATTCCGGCCCCCGTAAAAGCCAGCCGCCTGGCTCTGAGCCAGGCCACGGCAAAAACCCTGGCACAGGGGCTGGATTTATTGGGCATTGAAGTCAGCGACAAAATGTAA
- a CDS encoding aminopeptidase P family protein — MPQQATKTAEIQARLTAVRAHMASAGVAAYIQPRADEYLGEYVPACNERLLWLSGYTGSAGFVVVLADSAGIFVDGRYTIQVRSQAPAECYSYHSMSDSLAEWLAERLPAGAKIGYDPRLHTLAWAQTTEKALKPARLTLAPLATNPVDASWADRPAAPATPLRLFPHSSAGATSTEKRKRVGGLITKAGADVALITACDSIAWLLNIRGDDIPYLPVVLGTALLYADGQMTFFVDPAKRIDSLAEHVGEGVRFEPETALEGALAKLGGQRLLADPAESNAWCQQQAQQAGAELIAGMDPVALPKAAKNAAELEGIRQAHLRDGAAVCRFLAWLDREVAAGRFYDEGQLADKLLWFRQQLPEFLDLSFDTISAAGGNAAMCHYNHMNGTPAMLPNNSIYLVDSGAQYPDGTTDITRTVAIGQVTDDMRRMVTLVLKGHIALDQARFPKGTSGHQLDVLARQYLWAAGFDFDHGTGHGVGHYLSVHEGPQRISKGPNAVALLPGMVCSNEPGYYRDHAFGIRLENLVAVRPCEALAGAEREIYEFEALTLVPMDTRLMDTSLMSRAEIDWVNRYHRRVFDAMAPQLEGEDLHWLTQATQPIGA; from the coding sequence ATGCCCCAGCAAGCAACAAAAACCGCCGAAATCCAGGCACGCCTCACAGCTGTACGCGCCCACATGGCAAGCGCGGGCGTTGCGGCCTACATTCAGCCCCGGGCCGACGAGTACCTGGGCGAGTATGTGCCTGCCTGCAACGAGCGGCTTTTGTGGTTATCGGGCTATACGGGCTCGGCCGGGTTTGTGGTGGTGCTGGCAGACAGCGCCGGTATCTTTGTGGATGGCCGCTACACCATTCAGGTGCGCTCACAGGCTCCCGCCGAGTGCTACAGCTACCACAGCATGAGTGATTCACTGGCAGAGTGGCTGGCCGAACGCCTGCCCGCCGGCGCCAAAATCGGCTACGACCCGCGCCTGCACACCTTGGCCTGGGCCCAAACCACTGAAAAGGCGCTCAAGCCCGCCCGCCTGACGCTGGCCCCCTTGGCAACAAACCCCGTAGATGCCAGCTGGGCGGATCGTCCGGCCGCCCCGGCCACGCCGCTGCGCCTGTTCCCGCACAGCTCAGCCGGTGCCACCAGCACAGAGAAGCGCAAGCGTGTAGGTGGGCTGATTACCAAGGCCGGTGCTGATGTGGCGCTCATCACTGCCTGCGATTCCATCGCCTGGCTGCTGAATATTCGCGGCGACGACATCCCCTACTTACCGGTGGTGCTGGGTACGGCACTGCTCTATGCCGATGGCCAGATGACATTTTTTGTAGACCCGGCCAAACGCATAGATTCTTTGGCTGAGCATGTGGGCGAAGGGGTGCGTTTCGAGCCGGAAACTGCCCTGGAGGGCGCGCTCGCCAAACTTGGCGGCCAGCGCCTGTTGGCAGACCCGGCAGAATCCAACGCCTGGTGCCAGCAGCAGGCGCAGCAGGCCGGCGCTGAACTCATTGCCGGTATGGACCCGGTAGCCCTGCCGAAGGCTGCCAAAAATGCCGCCGAGCTGGAAGGTATTCGCCAGGCGCATCTGCGTGATGGCGCCGCGGTGTGCCGGTTTTTGGCCTGGCTTGATCGCGAAGTGGCGGCAGGGCGCTTTTATGACGAGGGCCAGCTTGCCGATAAGCTGTTGTGGTTCAGGCAGCAGCTGCCTGAATTTCTGGATTTAAGCTTCGATACCATCTCCGCCGCTGGCGGCAATGCGGCCATGTGCCACTACAACCACATGAACGGCACACCGGCCATGCTGCCCAACAACAGCATTTATTTGGTGGATTCCGGCGCCCAATACCCAGATGGCACCACCGACATTACCCGCACAGTGGCCATAGGCCAGGTGACCGATGACATGCGCCGGATGGTCACGCTCGTGCTCAAAGGCCACATTGCGCTGGATCAGGCGCGCTTTCCCAAGGGCACCAGCGGCCACCAGCTCGATGTGTTGGCGCGACAGTACCTGTGGGCCGCGGGCTTTGATTTCGACCATGGTACCGGCCACGGCGTGGGCCACTACCTGAGTGTTCACGAAGGCCCACAGCGTATTTCCAAGGGCCCCAATGCCGTGGCTTTGCTCCCGGGCATGGTGTGTTCCAATGAGCCGGGCTACTACCGTGATCACGCCTTCGGCATCCGCCTGGAAAACCTGGTAGCGGTGCGCCCTTGTGAGGCCTTGGCCGGCGCCGAGCGGGAAATCTACGAATTTGAAGCCCTGACTCTGGTACCCATGGATACCCGCCTGATGGATACCTCGCTCATGAGCCGTGCCGAAATTGATTGGGTAAACCGCTACCACCGCCGGGTGTTCGATGCCATGGCCCCGCAACTGGAGGGGGAAGATTTACACTGGCTAACCCAAGCCACCCAGCCCATCGGCGCTTAG
- a CDS encoding response regulator yields MRILICDDSGMARKQAARSLPAGFAEQITFAEHGAMAMEVLAQQTIDLLLLDLTMPVMDGFETLAAIRERQIECGIVVISGDIQPQAREKVMALGALDFIQKPIDTDKLHKTLRDYGFIGDATPASSEATPEPVITTPDTETSPLDSLREVSNIAMGDAAAKLAVLLKTFIQLPIPNVAWLTPAELEMAMGVFQLGGQTVVSQGFVSRGLAGEAILYADRDGVTGLRKLMAALKSEPETNNAPILDAASVLIGAFLSRFGHEVDLTFSKSQPILLGQNVMGSEFVYNSALDDVLLIEIPYEFSELNFGCDLMILLPKVSGKKMLDRVGLLLDGGAG; encoded by the coding sequence GTGCGCATTTTAATTTGTGATGACTCCGGCATGGCGCGCAAGCAGGCTGCGCGCTCGTTGCCGGCAGGCTTTGCCGAGCAAATCACCTTTGCCGAGCACGGCGCTATGGCTATGGAGGTGCTGGCGCAGCAAACCATCGATTTGCTGCTACTGGATTTAACCATGCCGGTTATGGATGGCTTTGAAACCCTGGCCGCCATTCGCGAGCGGCAAATCGAGTGCGGCATTGTGGTGATTTCAGGCGACATTCAGCCCCAGGCCCGTGAAAAAGTCATGGCCTTGGGCGCCCTGGACTTCATTCAAAAACCCATTGATACCGATAAACTGCACAAAACCCTGCGCGACTACGGTTTTATTGGCGATGCAACACCCGCCAGTTCGGAGGCAACACCTGAGCCAGTTATAACCACTCCCGATACCGAAACCAGCCCACTCGATAGCCTGCGCGAAGTATCCAACATCGCCATGGGCGATGCCGCGGCCAAACTTGCGGTATTGCTTAAAACATTTATTCAGCTGCCGATTCCCAATGTGGCCTGGCTAACACCGGCGGAGCTTGAAATGGCTATGGGCGTGTTTCAACTGGGTGGCCAAACGGTGGTGTCGCAGGGGTTTGTATCCCGCGGGCTTGCCGGTGAAGCCATTCTCTACGCAGATCGCGATGGCGTCACGGGCCTGCGCAAGCTGATGGCCGCGCTAAAATCGGAACCCGAAACCAACAATGCGCCCATTTTGGATGCAGCCTCCGTGCTGATTGGTGCGTTTTTGTCGCGCTTTGGTCACGAGGTAGATCTCACCTTCAGTAAAAGCCAACCTATTTTGCTGGGCCAGAATGTGATGGGCAGCGAGTTCGTATACAACTCTGCACTCGATGATGTGTTGCTTATTGAAATTCCCTATGAATTTTCTGAACTGAATTTCGGTTGCGATTTGATGATTCTGTTGCCAAAGGTCAGCGGCAAAAAAATGCTTGATCGCGTGGGCTTGTTGTTGGATGGAGGGGCAGGCTGA
- a CDS encoding sensor domain-containing diguanylate cyclase — MEMREIHWLMDMVTHIDLGLVVFDRNGKIAVWNHFMENHSGFSSTEMREQCLFDVYPIMKEPWFQRELDTVLLLENEVFITWEQVPHLMGFSAYRPITAKSHFMFQNIVLRAIRSASGETDLVSMTLYDVTDIATNKLALESANKELAILSRTDRLTGLFNRGYWQEQLESSWALHKRYNRQYSLVIFDIDHFKKVNDTYGHQAGDEVIKLVADLVKECARDSDCVGRYGGEEFTVILPHTDGPGGRVFAERLRKIIEQQVVTHEDQTITFTISLGVAEISSHYESETAWLEAADQALYQCKHGGRNQTCVAPLPGPAS, encoded by the coding sequence ATGGAAATGCGCGAAATTCATTGGCTGATGGACATGGTGACCCACATCGACCTGGGGCTGGTGGTGTTTGATCGCAACGGCAAGATTGCCGTGTGGAACCATTTTATGGAAAACCACTCGGGTTTCAGCTCTACAGAAATGCGCGAGCAATGTTTGTTTGATGTCTACCCGATCATGAAGGAGCCCTGGTTTCAGCGCGAGCTGGATACAGTACTGCTGCTGGAAAACGAAGTGTTTATTACCTGGGAGCAGGTGCCACACCTGATGGGTTTTTCGGCCTACCGGCCCATTACCGCCAAATCCCACTTCATGTTCCAGAACATTGTGTTGCGTGCCATTCGCAGTGCCAGCGGTGAAACCGATCTGGTTTCCATGACGCTTTACGATGTCACCGATATTGCCACTAACAAACTTGCCCTGGAATCTGCCAATAAAGAGTTGGCGATTTTAAGCCGTACAGACAGGCTTACGGGCTTGTTTAACCGCGGTTACTGGCAAGAACAGCTGGAATCTTCCTGGGCGTTACACAAGCGCTATAACCGCCAATACAGCTTGGTGATTTTTGACATCGACCACTTCAAAAAAGTTAACGATACCTACGGCCACCAGGCGGGCGATGAGGTGATTAAGCTGGTGGCAGACTTGGTAAAGGAATGCGCACGCGATAGCGATTGCGTGGGGCGTTATGGCGGCGAGGAATTTACCGTAATCTTGCCCCACACAGACGGCCCGGGAGGCCGGGTGTTTGCAGAGCGGCTGCGTAAAATTATTGAGCAGCAAGTGGTTACCCACGAAGATCAAACTATCACCTTTACTATCAGCCTGGGCGTGGCTGAAATCTCCTCGCACTATGAATCTGAAACAGCTTGGCTGGAAGCGGCTGATCAGGCGCTCTACCAATGCAAGCACGGGGGGCGCAACCAAACCTGTGTTGCCCCCCTGCCTGGCCCTGCCAGCTAA
- a CDS encoding class GN sortase, which translates to MNAAWFLKYPLPQARAMVVGLLVLLGLYCLWAASWIHLKAWLAQQLIDRAWAQTLHQPSSGALTPWPWADTQPVAKLRLPSGEELIVLAGAQGNSLAFGPGLVEGSDLPGAGFAVIGGHRDTHFAPLAHALPGQTLAVSTRTATTLFTVRFAGVVDIHETPLVKENSNALVLVTCYPFTGLQSDPTKRWVVHAVAKHAVAKEVKEGAIEELEKPAEQRASFRANARGRPGGTTSFRF; encoded by the coding sequence ATGAACGCCGCTTGGTTTTTAAAGTACCCATTGCCCCAAGCTCGGGCAATGGTGGTGGGGCTGCTTGTTTTGTTGGGCCTTTACTGCCTGTGGGCGGCAAGCTGGATACACCTAAAAGCCTGGCTTGCACAACAACTGATTGATCGCGCCTGGGCACAAACCTTACACCAACCCTCGAGCGGCGCACTCACGCCCTGGCCCTGGGCCGACACCCAACCGGTGGCAAAGTTGCGCCTGCCCAGTGGCGAAGAATTGATTGTATTGGCCGGCGCACAAGGCAACAGCCTGGCCTTCGGACCAGGGCTTGTGGAAGGCAGTGATTTACCGGGTGCGGGCTTTGCGGTGATTGGCGGGCACAGAGACACGCACTTTGCGCCATTGGCACACGCCCTGCCGGGGCAAACGCTGGCCGTTAGCACGCGCACGGCTACCACCTTATTTACTGTCCGGTTTGCGGGTGTGGTGGATATTCACGAAACACCCTTGGTGAAAGAAAATAGTAACGCACTGGTACTGGTGACCTGCTACCCCTTTACCGGCTTGCAGAGCGACCCCACGAAACGCTGGGTGGTGCATGCTGTAGCTAAACATGCTGTAGCTAAAGAAGTTAAAGAAGGTGCAATAGAGGAATTGGAAAAACCTGCAGAGCAGCGGGCCAGCTTCCGCGCCAACGCCCGAGGCCGCCCAGGCGGCACAACAAGCTTCCGGTTTTAA
- a CDS encoding marine proteobacterial sortase target protein produces MCFTPRKIPKHLILEQPQKPSVWTRHWLLIVATSTLFLLGLALADASQAALGSDSEPRPTTGAFNPEHSQSGTLAFKVGQQYRQATHLESEALVEINGLVARMQLTQHFKNTTDQWQEAVYSFPLAETAAVNRMEMHIGERRVVARIRERQQARKIYQQAKAAGKSAALTEQQRPNLFTQNIANIGPGETVSIELHITQPVEYRDGLFHWRLPMTLTPRYIPGAPLRAAAIGEANQENPQAPAAGVAALGLNNTELDFTNFGWALPTQAVPDAPLISPKYHPAATANTNPMRLRIALTAGLPLARIDASYHDINLVKQGPTHHVSTRTAQVPMDRDFELTWQPVAHAQPEAALFSETLYGERYGLLLVLPNDLQPQAAELARDITFIIDTSGSMDGPSIVQAKASLQLALSRLGPQDTFNIIEFNSQFSQLFRTPQAASTYNLGLANAFVSRLSASGGTEMAPALAAALAQPKTEAGLRQVVFITDGSVGNEQQLFSLIHQKLGTTRLFTVGIGAAPNSYFMRKAAQFGRGSFTHIGSTAEVAEKMNALFTKLESAHLTQLAITLPDGVSAEIWPERIPDVYANEPLLLAMKFSGANLEHLALKPVHETQLHIEGITSAGPWSRTLSMANVFAKGQAQQTPETKSPKGIATLWARAKIEALLDEKTRGIAPSEVRDKVLPIALQHELISPYTSLVAVDETPRRAQDQPLASNAVTNLLPRGQQAPSLMYPRTATGAPVWLAAAFMALALSLLLHLLQPSSARARAQAARLLKGGNL; encoded by the coding sequence ATGTGCTTTACTCCCAGAAAAATTCCCAAACATTTAATTTTGGAACAACCCCAAAAACCCAGCGTATGGACGCGCCATTGGTTGTTGATAGTGGCAACCAGTACATTATTTTTGCTGGGGCTGGCACTGGCCGATGCAAGCCAGGCAGCCCTTGGGAGTGACTCTGAGCCACGGCCAACTACCGGGGCATTTAACCCCGAGCACAGCCAATCCGGCACCCTGGCCTTTAAAGTGGGCCAGCAATACCGCCAGGCCACCCATCTGGAAAGCGAAGCCCTCGTTGAAATTAACGGGCTTGTGGCGCGCATGCAGCTTACCCAGCATTTTAAAAACACCACTGATCAATGGCAGGAGGCCGTGTATAGCTTTCCGCTAGCCGAAACCGCTGCTGTCAATCGCATGGAAATGCACATAGGCGAGCGCCGCGTGGTGGCCCGCATTCGTGAACGCCAGCAGGCCCGGAAAATTTACCAACAAGCCAAAGCTGCCGGGAAATCTGCTGCCTTAACAGAACAGCAGCGGCCCAACCTGTTCACCCAGAATATTGCCAACATCGGCCCGGGTGAAACCGTATCCATTGAGCTGCACATTACCCAACCCGTGGAATATCGCGACGGCCTTTTTCATTGGCGCCTGCCTATGACCTTAACGCCCCGTTACATTCCAGGCGCCCCACTTCGCGCCGCAGCCATTGGCGAGGCGAATCAAGAAAACCCGCAGGCACCTGCGGCAGGTGTGGCGGCTCTAGGCCTGAATAATACAGAACTTGACTTCACAAATTTTGGCTGGGCGCTGCCCACCCAAGCGGTACCCGATGCACCGCTCATTAGCCCCAAATACCACCCGGCGGCTACGGCCAACACCAACCCTATGCGGCTACGCATTGCACTCACCGCCGGCCTGCCGCTGGCGCGCATTGATGCAAGCTACCACGATATCAATTTAGTTAAACAAGGCCCCACCCATCACGTGAGTACGCGCACGGCGCAAGTGCCCATGGATCGCGATTTCGAATTAACCTGGCAGCCCGTCGCCCACGCCCAACCGGAGGCGGCCTTATTTAGCGAAACCCTATACGGTGAGCGCTACGGTTTGCTGCTGGTGCTGCCTAATGATTTGCAACCGCAAGCAGCCGAACTGGCGCGCGACATTACTTTTATTATTGATACTTCAGGCTCTATGGATGGCCCCTCCATCGTGCAAGCAAAAGCCAGCCTGCAGTTGGCGCTATCGCGCCTGGGCCCGCAAGACACCTTCAACATCATTGAATTTAACTCCCAGTTCAGCCAGCTATTTAGAACGCCACAGGCGGCCAGCACGTACAACCTTGGCCTGGCCAATGCTTTTGTAAGCAGGCTCTCTGCCAGCGGCGGCACCGAAATGGCGCCGGCACTTGCCGCCGCCCTCGCCCAACCAAAAACAGAAGCAGGGTTGCGCCAAGTGGTGTTTATTACCGATGGCAGTGTGGGCAACGAGCAACAATTATTTTCGCTAATACACCAAAAGCTCGGCACCACCCGCTTGTTTACTGTGGGCATTGGCGCTGCCCCAAACAGCTATTTTATGCGCAAGGCCGCGCAATTTGGACGCGGCAGCTTCACCCACATTGGCAGCACCGCAGAAGTTGCCGAGAAAATGAACGCCCTGTTTACCAAACTCGAAAGCGCGCACCTTACCCAGCTAGCCATTACCCTGCCCGATGGCGTTAGCGCAGAAATCTGGCCTGAACGCATACCGGATGTCTACGCCAATGAACCCTTACTTTTAGCCATGAAATTTTCCGGCGCCAATCTGGAACACTTGGCCCTGAAGCCTGTGCACGAAACACAACTGCACATAGAGGGCATTACTAGCGCAGGCCCCTGGTCGCGCACCCTTTCAATGGCAAACGTTTTTGCGAAAGGCCAAGCCCAACAAACACCAGAAACCAAATCACCCAAAGGCATTGCCACTTTGTGGGCCAGGGCAAAAATTGAGGCGCTTTTGGATGAAAAAACCCGCGGTATTGCGCCCTCGGAAGTGCGCGATAAAGTGCTGCCCATAGCGCTGCAACATGAACTAATTTCACCCTACACAAGCCTGGTTGCCGTAGATGAAACCCCACGGCGCGCACAGGATCAGCCACTGGCCAGCAACGCCGTCACCAACCTGCTGCCCCGCGGCCAACAGGCACCGAGCCTCATGTACCCACGCACTGCAACGGGCGCACCTGTGTGGCTGGCTGCAGCCTTTATGGCCCTCGCGCTTTCGCTGCTGTTACATCTTTTGCAGCCCAGCTCCGCTCGGGCGCGCGCGCAGGCAGCACGCCTTTTGAAAGGCGGCAACCTATGA
- the pdsR gene encoding proteobacterial dedicated sortase system response regulator, whose translation MRHIAVVEDEADLAENCRAALERQGFKVSTYADRPSALAAFQARLPDLAIIDVGLGAEYEGGFDLCRELRSLSSSVPIIFLTARDSDFDVVSGLRLGADDYLTKDISQPHMLARVNALFRRIDALANASQIKSELIERGKLVLDMDRMSASWAGVTLELTVTELWILQALVKHPGHVKSRQQLMDAANVVLDDNTITSHIKRLRKKFMQVDAAFDCIKTAYGMGYRWDA comes from the coding sequence GTGCGACATATCGCTGTTGTTGAAGATGAGGCCGACCTGGCAGAAAACTGCCGTGCAGCGTTAGAGCGCCAAGGCTTTAAGGTGAGCACCTATGCCGATCGCCCAAGTGCGTTGGCGGCCTTTCAGGCACGCCTTCCGGATTTGGCCATTATTGATGTAGGCCTGGGTGCTGAGTATGAGGGCGGCTTTGATTTGTGTCGCGAGTTACGCAGCCTTTCAAGTTCGGTACCCATTATCTTTTTAACCGCACGCGATAGTGATTTTGATGTGGTTTCGGGTTTGCGCTTGGGTGCAGATGATTACCTCACCAAAGATATTAGCCAGCCCCATATGCTCGCGCGCGTAAACGCGTTATTTCGCCGTATAGATGCACTCGCTAATGCCAGCCAAATTAAAAGCGAACTCATTGAACGGGGAAAGTTGGTGTTGGATATGGATCGCATGAGTGCAAGTTGGGCAGGTGTCACCCTCGAGTTGACCGTTACCGAGCTGTGGATTTTACAGGCGCTTGTCAAACACCCGGGCCACGTAAAAAGCCGCCAGCAACTTATGGACGCCGCCAACGTAGTGCTTGACGACAACACCATTACCTCGCACATCAAACGCTTGCGCAAAAAGTTTATGCAAGTAGATGCAGCATTTGATTGTATAAAAACCGCCTACGGCATGGGCTACCGGTGGGACGCCTGA